Genomic DNA from Methanofollis fontis:
GTTCGAGGTCCAGATCCCAGTAGATATGAACCAGGACATTGCGAAATCCCGCCAGAGCCGAAAGGTCTCGAGTGAGCGGTTCGGGAAGGATCCCATTTTCCCTGAGGATCTCAAACGTTTCCCGGTAACTTGCCGGTCTCCGCAATCGCTCTTCTGCGATCAGATCGGTCGCAATATCGATCGCCGACTGAATCCCGACCATCATCGCATGAAAAACCATGTTTCGGGTATCCCGATCGGAAAAAAATTGCTCTCGGGAGATGCATTGATACCGCTCCCAGTCTCCAATTGCGTCCTGCAGCTCCCGCATGTGGTGAAGAATTCTCATCGTACCTCTGATGCAAGAAGGGCCCTATCCATCCTGTCGTAGAGAGGCTTGAGATCGAGGTACTTCGCCATGACATCGGCCTCAAATGCGATCCGCAGCCCCTCATCCCGGGCAAAGACCACTCTCCCTGTCCTCACCACCTCGTACTGAAACTCCACAGGTGCATTGTTGAGGATCCGAAGGTCCACATCAAACCTCGGGGTGATGCACCGCTCCAGATCTGATGCGATCGTCATGGAGTACTTGAAGAGTTCATAGGGTTTCCTCTCCCTGGAAAGGAGGATCCCTATATCGATGTCATGAAAGTCGTTTTGCACCAGGAACGAACCATAGAGGTAACCGAGCAGGAGATCCTCGAAACCTGACAGGCACCGGCTGATCTCTTTGATCATCTGTTCTTTATCGATATCGTTTCCATCTCGCCCAGGAGACATGATTGTTTCAACCTGATACTAGGGTTGGGTGAAGGTAGAATAAAGCTAACGTTGCACTGAATGCTCTGTTATAGAGGGGCCCTCGTCCACGACCTCACGGCCAGACTGCAGGTGGAATACATACTGATGAGAATTGTTGGAGGGAGCTCAGGCGATAAGAAAATCAATGAGGAAATCACTGGCCGCCCGAGGCTATACGCGCCCGTATCTCCGGTGTGCCTTTTCGATCGTCATGAGGTGGGTGATATGGACGATCGCAGCCTCTGGATGGTATAGATCGCAGTAAAAGA
This window encodes:
- the mntA gene encoding type VII toxin-antitoxin system MntA family adenylyltransferase antitoxin; the protein is MSPGRDGNDIDKEQMIKEISRCLSGFEDLLLGYLYGSFLVQNDFHDIDIGILLSRERKPYELFKYSMTIASDLERCITPRFDVDLRILNNAPVEFQYEVVRTGRVVFARDEGLRIAFEADVMAKYLDLKPLYDRMDRALLASEVR
- the hepT gene encoding type VII toxin-antitoxin system HepT family RNase toxin, giving the protein MRILHHMRELQDAIGDWERYQCISREQFFSDRDTRNMVFHAMMVGIQSAIDIATDLIAEERLRRPASYRETFEILRENGILPEPLTRDLSALAGFRNVLVHIYWDLDLEQVYAILHQDLIALKGFFAAIQEHLQERRLSDQ